A single genomic interval of Psychroserpens sp. NJDZ02 harbors:
- a CDS encoding NYN domain-containing protein has translation MDIKLAVLIDGDNIPSAYVKEMMEEIAKYGNPTIKRIYGDWTKPNLNKWKSLLLENAITPIQQYGYTTGKNATDSAMIIDAMDILYSEKVDGFCLVSSDSDFTRLATRLREAGMKVYGIGEKKTPNPFIVACDKFIYIEILKNESEESTSETTTKSSAPKNNYDTITAKEIKFITSTIDDVSDDDGWAFLGDVGSLLQKKQPNFDSRNYGFQKLTPLIKSISTFEIERREASKGRTKLIYVRIKRGKK, from the coding sequence ATGGATATAAAATTAGCAGTACTTATTGATGGAGATAACATACCATCTGCTTATGTAAAAGAGATGATGGAAGAAATTGCTAAGTATGGTAACCCAACTATAAAGCGTATTTATGGAGATTGGACTAAGCCAAACCTGAACAAATGGAAAAGTTTGTTGTTAGAAAACGCGATTACACCAATACAACAATACGGCTATACGACGGGTAAAAATGCGACGGATTCTGCCATGATTATTGATGCTATGGACATTTTATATTCAGAAAAAGTAGATGGCTTCTGCTTGGTTTCTAGTGATAGTGATTTTACGCGCTTGGCTACGCGTTTACGTGAAGCAGGCATGAAAGTGTATGGGATTGGAGAAAAGAAGACCCCAAACCCTTTTATAGTAGCTTGTGATAAGTTTATTTATATCGAAATTCTTAAAAATGAATCGGAAGAAAGTACCTCTGAAACGACAACTAAGTCTTCAGCTCCAAAAAATAATTACGATACCATTACTGCAAAAGAAATTAAGTTTATCACATCAACCATAGACGATGTGTCAGATGATGATGGTTGGGCTTTTTTAGGTGATGTTGGAAGTTTATTACAAAAGAAACAACCTAATTTTGACTCTAGGAATTATGGTTTTCAGAAGCTAACTCCTTTAATAAAGTCTATTTCTACGTTTGAAATCGAAAGACGCGAAGCTTCTAAAGGGCGGACAAAATTGATTTATGTACGTATCAAACGCGGGAAAAAATAA